A window of the Virgibacillus pantothenticus genome harbors these coding sequences:
- a CDS encoding DNA-3-methyladenine glycosylase I, which translates to MIKQRCQWVTDDAVYIAYHDHEWGKPQYNDQKLFEMLCLEGAQAGLSWITILKRRENYRLAFDQFDPIKISKYNDQKIEILLQNEGIIRNRRKVNAFIKNAQAFLKVQEEFGDFCTYIWSFVGGKPMINHWQKHEEVPAFTKESEQMSKDLKRRGFQFVGPTICYAYMQATGMVNDHTRDCFLYAGRK; encoded by the coding sequence ATGATCAAACAGAGATGCCAATGGGTTACAGATGATGCCGTTTATATTGCTTATCACGATCATGAATGGGGAAAACCACAATACAACGATCAGAAATTGTTTGAAATGCTTTGCTTAGAAGGAGCACAAGCAGGGCTAAGCTGGATTACCATTTTAAAGCGCAGAGAAAATTACCGCCTTGCATTTGATCAATTTGACCCGATAAAGATAAGTAAATATAATGATCAGAAAATAGAAATATTGCTCCAAAATGAAGGGATTATTCGTAATCGTAGAAAAGTAAATGCATTTATTAAAAATGCACAGGCCTTTTTGAAAGTACAAGAAGAGTTTGGCGACTTTTGCACGTATATCTGGTCATTTGTCGGTGGAAAGCCAATGATTAATCATTGGCAAAAACATGAAGAGGTTCCTGCGTTTACAAAAGAGTCCGAGCAAATGAGTAAAGACTTGAAACGTCGTGGTTTTCAATTTGTTGGACCGACGATCTGTTATGCATATATGCAAGCAACGGGAATGGTCAATGATCATACACGTGACTGTTTTTTATATGCTGGCAGAAAGTAA
- a CDS encoding sulfurtransferase, which yields MTYVISVERLKNRLKNNLKNTVIIDVRFQLMDPEAGRKAYLQDHIPGAIFMDIEKDLSGKKLKHGGNHPLPDLTMLAAKLGKVGVDHDTTVVLYDDHNDMFAARAWWLLHYMGHNKVYVLDGGYTRWKETGNETTVEIPQLKPKLFHLKMRPNQTANMEEVKEKVKQNAAVLIDSRAKERYLGDHEPMYARAGHIPGAKHYFWKDVLDANGSWKKKEALEKQFASLSKDEEIIVSCGSGISACPNILALKSLGFKNVKLYPGSFSDWISYEDNEVAIGED from the coding sequence TTGACATATGTCATTAGCGTGGAACGCCTGAAGAACCGGTTGAAAAATAATTTAAAGAATACAGTAATCATTGATGTTCGTTTTCAATTGATGGATCCAGAAGCAGGTAGAAAGGCATATTTGCAAGACCATATCCCTGGTGCAATTTTCATGGATATTGAAAAAGATTTGTCCGGTAAAAAGTTGAAACATGGAGGAAATCATCCACTTCCAGATCTCACGATGCTTGCAGCTAAATTAGGAAAAGTCGGCGTAGATCATGATACAACAGTTGTTTTATACGATGATCATAATGACATGTTTGCTGCAAGAGCATGGTGGTTGTTACATTACATGGGACATAACAAAGTGTACGTCTTAGATGGTGGATATACCCGCTGGAAAGAAACAGGGAACGAAACGACGGTAGAAATTCCACAACTTAAGCCGAAATTATTTCACTTGAAAATGAGACCAAACCAAACGGCAAATATGGAAGAAGTGAAAGAAAAAGTAAAGCAAAATGCTGCTGTTTTAATTGATTCTCGCGCAAAGGAGCGTTATTTAGGAGACCATGAACCGATGTATGCTAGAGCAGGGCACATACCTGGGGCAAAGCATTATTTCTGGAAGGATGTACTTGATGCGAATGGTTCATGGAAAAAGAAAGAAGCATTAGAAAAGCAATTTGCTTCTCTATCTAAGGATGAGGAAATCATTGTCTCGTGTGGTTCTGGAATATCCGCTTGTCCGAATATTTTAGCGCTGAAATCACTTGGGTTTAAAAATGTGAAGCTATATCCAGGTAGCTTTAGCGATTGGATCTCATATGAAGATAATGAAGTCGCGATTGGAGAAGATTGA
- the pepT gene encoding peptidase T — protein MKEEMIERFITYAKMDTQSDESNDATPSTPGQLELANHLVHELQEIGMVDVAVDDFGYVMATLPANTDGDIPTIGFLAHLDTATDFTGKNVQPQVIENFDGGDIVLNEDQNIVLSASDFPELPHYKGHTLITTDGTTLLGADNKAGIAEIMTAMNYLIRHPEIKHGKIRVAFTPDEEIGRGPHKFDVERFDATYAYTVDGGPLGELQYESFNAAAAKILFKGNSVHPGTAKNKMINAGKMAAAFINELPDQEAPEYTEGYEGFYHLSSVNGDVENAEVIYIIRDFDKDTFEKRKNVFHQITDKLQAKYGAESVTLEMRDQYYNMREKIEPVKEIVDIAYDAMKNLNIEPIVQPIRGGTDGSQLSYMGLPTPNIFTGGENFHGKFEYVSVNNMIKATQTIIEICKLFEQRS, from the coding sequence ATGAAAGAAGAAATGATTGAAAGATTTATCACATACGCCAAAATGGATACACAATCAGATGAAAGCAATGACGCTACCCCATCCACCCCAGGACAACTTGAATTAGCCAATCACTTAGTTCACGAACTTCAGGAAATTGGCATGGTAGATGTTGCCGTAGATGACTTTGGCTATGTCATGGCAACACTTCCAGCAAACACGGATGGAGACATACCGACAATCGGTTTTTTGGCACATTTGGATACAGCAACGGATTTCACAGGAAAAAATGTGCAGCCCCAAGTTATTGAGAACTTTGATGGTGGCGATATTGTCTTAAATGAAGATCAGAATATCGTGCTGTCTGCTTCTGATTTTCCAGAACTGCCACATTATAAGGGGCATACGCTGATCACTACAGATGGGACAACTTTGCTTGGTGCTGATAACAAAGCAGGCATTGCGGAAATTATGACAGCTATGAACTACTTGATTAGACATCCGGAAATCAAGCACGGTAAAATTCGGGTCGCTTTTACACCAGATGAGGAGATTGGTCGTGGACCACATAAGTTTGATGTCGAACGATTTGATGCCACATATGCTTACACCGTCGATGGTGGACCGTTAGGCGAGTTGCAGTATGAAAGTTTTAACGCAGCAGCAGCTAAAATATTGTTTAAAGGCAATAGCGTGCATCCGGGAACAGCAAAAAATAAAATGATCAATGCCGGAAAAATGGCAGCAGCCTTTATCAACGAACTTCCAGACCAAGAGGCTCCCGAATATACAGAAGGATATGAAGGATTTTATCATTTAAGCTCGGTTAATGGTGATGTGGAAAACGCGGAAGTAATCTACATTATAAGAGATTTTGATAAAGATACATTCGAGAAGCGGAAGAACGTGTTTCACCAAATAACGGACAAACTTCAAGCCAAGTATGGAGCAGAATCTGTCACCCTGGAAATGAGAGATCAATATTATAATATGCGAGAAAAAATCGAGCCTGTGAAGGAAATTGTCGATATTGCCTATGATGCGATGAAAAATCTAAATATCGAACCAATTGTACAGCCAATCCGTGGCGGTACTGATGGATCTCAGTTATCGTACATGGGACTGCCAACTCCAAATATCTTTACTGGAGGAGAAAATTTTCACGGTAAATTTGAATATGTTTCTGTAAATAATATGATCAAAGCAACTCAAACGATTATTGAAATTTGTAAGCTATTTGAGCAACGAAGTTAA
- a CDS encoding DUF2269 family protein, translating into MEFYDILVFIHIISAIVGMGPGFLMIMPVKTATTMTELRYGFRIRAKLHWLVMIGGTLLLLTGLAMGVLRPFLFSQGWYVTSLLLFLLALAFGPLVLSPRSKPIKNLLQMHHEDTIPDEYFNLSKKLFFYERIESLLFFLIIILMITKQF; encoded by the coding sequence ATGGAGTTTTATGACATATTGGTATTTATTCACATCATTTCAGCTATCGTTGGGATGGGTCCTGGATTTTTGATGATTATGCCAGTTAAAACTGCGACAACTATGACTGAATTGCGATATGGATTTAGGATTCGAGCCAAATTACATTGGCTAGTCATGATTGGTGGAACATTGTTATTGTTAACAGGTTTAGCAATGGGAGTACTTCGTCCCTTTTTATTTTCTCAAGGGTGGTATGTAACAAGCTTATTGCTCTTCCTGCTTGCTTTAGCATTTGGCCCCCTCGTGCTATCTCCACGTTCAAAACCAATTAAAAATCTATTACAAATGCATCATGAGGATACGATACCAGATGAGTATTTTAATTTGTCCAAAAAACTATTTTTCTATGAAAGAATAGAAAGCCTTTTGTTTTTCCTTATCATTATTTTAATGATTACGAAGCAGTTTTAG
- a CDS encoding fructosamine kinase family protein — MPYLIDPSFLYGDRHFDLAFTEVFGGFSKNFYQAYEGTFPTKNYYRDCKPVYQLYYLLVHLNLFGEVYGPEVDAILSYYLGN; from the coding sequence GTGCCTTATTTAATTGATCCCTCTTTTTTGTATGGTGACAGACATTTTGATTTAGCTTTTACAGAGGTGTTTGGTGGTTTTTCAAAAAATTTCTATCAAGCCTATGAAGGCACTTTTCCTACAAAGAATTATTATAGAGATTGTAAGCCGGTATATCAACTGTACTATTTATTAGTTCATTTAAATTTATTTGGCGAAGTATATGGACCAGAGGTGGATGCTATTCTTAGTTATTATTTAGGAAACTAG
- a CDS encoding fructosamine kinase family protein, whose protein sequence is MKQRFQKLLQQAGVKEKVINSKRVTGGSINEAYLVETKQQKFFIKYNEAAPNHFFTLEAMGLQLIQSTNTIHVPDVISYSDEQDERFLVLEWVSGNKTQQTDTLLGERLAAMHQNMGEQHGFTKSTFIGTLQQPNGFYDSWLEYYRDRRLLTQLQLGVERNVISGKRREKLEQLLMQLDRWIPEDISPSYLHGDLWGGELDCR, encoded by the coding sequence ATGAAACAACGCTTCCAGAAGCTGTTACAGCAGGCGGGAGTAAAAGAGAAAGTCATTAATTCGAAAAGGGTGACAGGCGGTTCTATTAATGAAGCCTACCTTGTAGAAACAAAACAGCAAAAATTTTTCATCAAATATAACGAAGCTGCACCAAATCACTTTTTTACTCTAGAAGCAATGGGGTTGCAGCTTATACAATCTACCAATACGATTCATGTTCCAGACGTCATCAGCTATTCCGATGAACAGGACGAGCGGTTTTTAGTGTTGGAATGGGTGAGTGGGAATAAAACGCAGCAAACGGATACGCTACTTGGTGAGCGGTTGGCAGCAATGCACCAAAACATGGGGGAACAGCATGGATTTACCAAATCTACATTTATAGGTACACTGCAGCAACCGAATGGATTTTATGATAGCTGGTTAGAATATTATCGTGATCGACGTCTGCTCACACAGTTACAGCTTGGAGTGGAAAGAAACGTTATAAGCGGAAAACGACGTGAAAAGCTTGAACAGTTACTTATGCAGTTAGATCGCTGGATCCCAGAAGATATCTCCCCATCCTATTTACATGGTGACTTGTGGGGGGGGGAATTGGATTGTCGGTAA
- a CDS encoding PTS transporter subunit IIC: protein MQQFLQRKGIHVTGKVYFITALSYMALGLFASLIIGLIIQTVGEQVVSIFSPSLAQIFMEMGSFAMDTKIMGGAIGVAIAYGLKAPPLVLFSALFAGAFGAELGGPAGSYVSAVLATEMGKMVYQETRVDIIITPLVTIIAGFATGKFIGPAISRLMQGFGEMINWSTEQQPFIMGILVAVLMGIALTAPISSAAIAIMLSLDGLAAGAATVGCSAQMIGFAVASYRDNGFGGFIAQGVGTSMLQVANIVKKPIILLPPTIAGAMVAPFATVWLELTNNPSGAGMGTSGFVGQIMTIESMGFSMSVLWSMLMLHMIAPAIISLLIVSFLRKKGWIQPGDMKITYE, encoded by the coding sequence ATGCAGCAATTTTTACAGCGAAAAGGTATCCATGTAACGGGAAAAGTCTATTTTATAACGGCTTTAAGCTATATGGCATTAGGATTATTTGCTTCATTAATTATTGGTTTAATTATTCAGACAGTTGGAGAGCAAGTTGTTAGTATATTCTCGCCATCGTTGGCACAAATTTTCATGGAAATGGGTAGTTTTGCCATGGATACGAAAATAATGGGGGGAGCAATTGGTGTAGCGATTGCATACGGATTAAAGGCACCGCCGCTTGTACTATTTTCGGCGCTGTTTGCTGGCGCGTTTGGTGCAGAATTAGGTGGACCAGCAGGTAGTTATGTTAGTGCAGTACTAGCAACAGAAATGGGGAAAATGGTATATCAGGAAACGCGCGTCGATATCATCATCACGCCATTAGTTACTATCATTGCAGGTTTTGCAACCGGCAAATTCATCGGGCCTGCAATTAGTAGATTAATGCAAGGCTTTGGAGAAATGATAAATTGGTCCACTGAGCAGCAACCTTTCATTATGGGAATTTTAGTAGCTGTATTGATGGGGATAGCTTTAACAGCTCCTATTTCCTCTGCGGCGATTGCCATTATGCTATCACTGGATGGCTTGGCAGCAGGAGCGGCTACTGTAGGCTGTTCGGCACAAATGATCGGCTTTGCTGTTGCCAGTTACCGCGATAACGGATTTGGTGGCTTTATCGCGCAAGGGGTTGGAACGTCTATGCTGCAAGTCGCGAATATTGTTAAAAAGCCAATTATTTTATTACCTCCGACGATAGCTGGTGCTATGGTTGCTCCATTTGCTACTGTGTGGCTGGAATTAACGAATAATCCTTCAGGAGCAGGCATGGGTACAAGTGGGTTTGTTGGACAAATTATGACAATCGAATCAATGGGCTTTTCGATGTCAGTGCTTTGGAGTATGCTAATGTTACATATGATTGCACCAGCAATAATTAGTTTACTTATTGTTAGCTTTTTGCGAAAAAAGGGCTGGATCCAACCAGGGGATATGAAGATCACGTATGAATAG
- a CDS encoding nitroreductase family protein, protein MGETTTKSQLANIIRERRAVKKGYNNTEVTQDTVLELLKDAVWAPTHGMRQPWRFIFVGADKLPEFAEKVAATYPPERQENRENYLNEPNAILVVVMDEPESQKEWEENYGAVACLIQNFWLLAWEKQLGVVWKTNPHIQDPKVKEILDVKPHEKIVSFLHLGYFDEAPTPKERIDVVEKFTTFQG, encoded by the coding sequence ATGGGGGAAACTACTACAAAATCGCAACTAGCCAACATTATCCGTGAACGCCGTGCTGTCAAAAAAGGGTATAATAATACAGAAGTCACACAAGATACGGTTTTAGAATTATTAAAGGATGCCGTTTGGGCACCTACTCATGGAATGCGCCAACCATGGCGATTTATTTTTGTAGGAGCTGATAAACTACCAGAGTTTGCCGAAAAAGTCGCTGCTACTTACCCTCCTGAAAGACAAGAAAATAGAGAGAATTATTTAAATGAGCCGAATGCTATTTTAGTTGTTGTTATGGATGAGCCCGAGTCTCAAAAGGAATGGGAAGAAAATTATGGTGCAGTCGCTTGCTTAATTCAAAATTTCTGGTTATTAGCTTGGGAAAAACAACTCGGCGTAGTATGGAAAACCAATCCACATATTCAAGATCCGAAAGTGAAGGAAATATTAGATGTAAAACCGCATGAAAAAATAGTCAGCTTCCTTCATTTAGGATACTTCGATGAAGCCCCGACACCTAAAGAACGCATCGATGTTGTAGAAAAATTCACAACCTTCCAAGGATAA
- the ddlA gene encoding D-alanine--D-alanine ligase, translating into MEKKKVGIIFGGKSAEHEVSLQSAKNIVDAIDRDKFEVVLIGIDKEGKWHLNEPSSYLLHADNPKLIQLNKSNETVAIVPGEKEKQFIQTSNAAKLDELDVVFPIVHGTLGEDGSLQGMLRLADLPFVGPDVLASSVCMDKDIAKRLLQAAGINVANGIVYRKNEQQEINYETVAEQLGTPMFIKPANQGSSVGISKVTTEEEFYQGVKEAFNYDHKIVIEECIIGREIECSVLGNEEPKASLLGEILPQTEFYSYESKYIDEKGADLAIPADVSEETTKRVQEIAIQAFKVLECEGLARVDFFLTEAGEIYLNEVNTLPGFTKISMYPKLWEVSGLSYQDLITTLIELAIDRHQQDHQLKSSLWD; encoded by the coding sequence ATGGAAAAGAAAAAAGTAGGGATTATTTTTGGAGGAAAATCTGCTGAACATGAAGTGTCACTTCAATCAGCTAAAAATATTGTCGATGCGATTGATCGCGATAAATTTGAGGTTGTTTTAATTGGGATTGATAAAGAAGGGAAATGGCATTTAAATGAGCCGTCCTCCTATTTGCTGCACGCAGATAATCCGAAACTAATTCAATTAAACAAATCGAACGAAACAGTGGCAATTGTTCCAGGAGAGAAAGAAAAACAGTTTATTCAAACTTCCAATGCAGCAAAGCTTGATGAATTGGATGTTGTATTTCCGATTGTTCATGGGACATTGGGTGAGGATGGCAGCTTGCAAGGAATGCTACGTTTAGCAGATCTTCCATTTGTAGGTCCAGACGTTTTAGCGTCTTCCGTGTGTATGGATAAAGATATCGCTAAGCGTTTATTACAGGCAGCTGGAATAAACGTTGCAAACGGGATTGTTTACCGGAAAAATGAACAGCAAGAGATTAATTATGAAACAGTTGCTGAACAGTTAGGAACACCGATGTTTATTAAACCAGCCAATCAGGGGTCGTCTGTTGGAATTAGTAAAGTGACGACAGAAGAAGAATTCTACCAAGGTGTTAAAGAAGCATTTAATTATGATCATAAAATTGTTATCGAAGAGTGTATTATTGGCAGAGAAATAGAGTGTTCTGTATTAGGAAACGAGGAACCAAAAGCCTCATTACTAGGGGAGATTTTACCGCAAACAGAGTTTTATTCCTATGAATCCAAATACATTGATGAAAAAGGGGCCGATTTAGCGATTCCAGCTGATGTTTCAGAGGAGACAACAAAGCGGGTGCAAGAGATTGCTATTCAGGCGTTTAAAGTATTAGAATGCGAAGGGTTGGCAAGAGTGGACTTCTTCTTAACAGAAGCAGGCGAGATTTATCTAAATGAAGTAAATACATTACCAGGATTTACCAAAATTAGTATGTATCCAAAGCTGTGGGAAGTAAGCGGACTTTCCTACCAAGATTTAATTACTACATTGATTGAATTAGCAATTGATCGCCATCAACAGGATCATCAATTGAAAAGCTCACTTTGGGATTAA